Proteins from one Choloepus didactylus isolate mChoDid1 chromosome 4, mChoDid1.pri, whole genome shotgun sequence genomic window:
- the FOS gene encoding proto-oncogene c-Fos: MMFSGFNADYEASSSRCSSASPAGDNLPYYHSPADSFSSMGSPINAQDFCTDLAVSSANFIPTVTAISTSPDLQWLVQPTLVSSVAPSQTRAPHPYGVPASSAAAYSRPGMMKTTTAGRAQSIGRRGKVEQLSPEEEEKRRIRRERNKMAAAKCRNRRRELTDTLQAETDQLEDEKSALQTEIANLLKEKEKLEFILAAHRPACKIPDDLGFPEEMSVASLELPGGLPEATTPESEEAFTLPLLNDPEAKPSVEPVKGISSMELKAEPFDDFLFPASSRPSGSETTARSVPDMDLSGSFYAADWEPLHSGSLGMGPMAAELEPLCTPVVTCTPSCTTYTSSFVFTYPEADSFPSCAAAHRKGSSSNEPSSDSLSSPTLLAL, encoded by the exons ATGATGTTCTCCGGCTTCAACGCCGACTATGAGGCGTCATCCTCCCGCTGCAGCAGCGCCTCCCCTGCCGGGGACAACCTCCCCTACTACCATTCGCCGGCCGACTCCTTCTCCAGCATGGGCTCCCCGATCAATGCGCAG GATTTCTGCACGGATCTGGCTGTCTCCAGTGCCAATTTCATCCCCACAGTGACTGCTATCTCGACCAGCCCGGACCTGCAGTGGCTGGTGCAGCCCACCCTGGTCTCCTCGGTGGCCCCATCGCAGACCAGAGCCCCCCACCCATACGGGGTCCCTGCCTCCTCAGCAGCAGCTTACTCCAGGCCTGGCATGATGAAGACTACTACAGCAGGCAGAGCCCAGAGCATTGGCAGGAGGGGCAAAGTGGAACAG ttgtccccagaagaagaagagaaaaggagaatcCGAAGGGAAAGGAATAAGATGGCTGCAGCCAAATGTCGGAACCGGAGGAGGGAGTTGACTGATACCCTGCAAGCG GAGACAGACCAACTAGAAGATGAGAAGTCTGCTTTGCAGACTGAGATTGCCAACCTgctgaaggagaaggaaaaactcGAGTTCATCTTGGCCGCTCACCGACCCGCCTGCAAGATCCCTGATGACCTGGGCTTCCCAGAAGAGATGTCAGTGGCTTCCCTTGAGCTTCCTGGGGGCCTGCCAGAGGCTACCACCCCGGAGTCGGAGGAGGCGTTCACCTTGCCCCTCCTCAATGACCCTGAAGCCAAACCCTCGGTGGAGCCTGTCAAGGGCATCAGCAGCATGGAGCTGAAGGCTGAGCCGTTTGATGACTTCCTGTTCCCAGCATCGTCCAGGCCCAGCGGCTCTGAAACCACCGCCCGCTCTGTGCCAGACATGGACCTGTCTGGTTCCTTCTatgcagcagactgggagcccctGCACAGCGGCTCCCTGGGGATGGGGCCCATGGCTGCAGAGCTGGAACCCCTGTGCACCCCCGTGGTCACCTGCACTCCTAGCTGCACTACTTACACGTCTTCCTTTGTCTTTACCTACCCCGAGGCTGACTCCTTCCCCAGCTGTGCAGCTGCCCACCGCAAGGGCAGCAGCAGCAACGAGCCCTCCTCTGACTCGCTCAGCTCCCCCACGCTGCTGGCCCTGTGA